TTACGGCTCCGTGCCGATCCTTTACGTCATCCCCGACGGTGCGGAGGCGTTCTATCCCTATATGCAGTCCGTCATGGCCGGCCTGGAGGACGGCGACCTGCATTGCGTCATGCATTTTACGGGCATCACCAACCAGGACGGCGACCTGGGGGCCGGGTACCATCCCAACCACCGCGGACACCGGAAGTTCGCCGCTGCGGTCATCCCCTACATCTCGACGATCATGGGGTGGGAGATGCCGATGGAGGTCATTCAATAGCTGCTGAAACGATGAAAAAACTGTTTTTTACCGTCCTTGCCCTTGCGGGTTTGCTCTGCGCCGCTGCGCAAACCCAGGACTGGGCGAACTTCGGCCGCTTCGAGCAGGCCAACGGCCAGGTGCGCAATCCGAAGGTCGTCCTCATGGGCAACTCGATCACCGAACTGTGGATCAAGACGCATCCCGACTTTTTCGCCGCCCGCGGTTATGTGAGCCGCGGCATCAGCGGGCAGACCACCTCGCAGATGCTCGTACGCTTCCGGGCCGACGTGCTGGACTTGCACCCGCAGGTGGTCGTCATCTGCGGCGGGACGAACGACATAGCGCAAAATACCGGTTACATATCGCTGCCGCATATCCTGGGCAACCTCGTGTCGATGGTCGAGCTGGCACGTGCCAACGGCATCGCCCCCGTGCTGTGCTCGTTGTTGCCCGCGCGTGAATTCGGCTGGCGCAAGGAGCTTGAACCCGCGCCCCGGATCATCGAGCTGAACGCCATGATCCGCGAGTACGCCCGCAGGGAGAATGTCCCCTATGTGGATTACCACGCGGCGATGTCCGAACCGGACGGAGGCATGGTAGCGGCCTATACCTACGACGAAGTCCATCCCACGGCCGCGGGGTACGACGTGATGAAGAAGATTCTGCCGCCCGTCGTCGACGCGGTGCTGAAGAATCCGAAACGGTATCGGCGGCGTTAATAGCAGGCAGGGGCAGAATTATAAGAGGACCGGGGAATGCTTATTTCCCCGGCCCTCTTATTCTTGCAGGCAGATCGCAGCGGCCTTCCGTTATTTTGCCCCCGTGACCTTATTCCCGGAGCAGCAATACACAGCTGCCCGGTGCGTCGGCCTTTATCTTCAGTTTATTCCGTCCGGCGGCCGAAATGCGGATGCCGCCGTTCTGTTCGGCCGTTCCGAAATGCCGCAGGTCGAGGTATCCGGGCAGTGCCAGCGTCCTCTTGCAAGCCCGCTTGCAGTCGATGAAAACGGCCGTATGTCCCCCGGCGCTGCCTTCGTAGCACAACAGGTCGGCATCGTCGGCGATGGGCGTCTCGAACCAGGTGTAGACACCCCGCCAACAGGTCTTGTCACCGTTCTTGATCCGTTTGTTCCCGATGAGCTTATGGTAGCTCTTGCCGTAGGGCGCATAGATGAAGATGTCGTCCTGCCCGTCCAGCAGCGCGTGGTCTCCCAGCCCGTCGGGCAGCAGCCAGGTCGATTGGTACCCCTGTCTGTTCTTTTCGACGTAGCGCCGGAAAAGGGGGTGCTCCTGTTTGGTGAACGTCGATGCCTTCGCCACTTCCGTCCAGTCCGTGTAGGCCCCGCCCGGGGTGAGTACGTGCGTCTCGCCTTCGAACATCGACTGCATCCCGTAATAGATGGCGATGGCCACGGGCGTGGCGTTGCAGAACCGGTGCGAGGCCGCGACCTCGATGTTGTTGCGGCGGACAGTGTATGTCACCGATTCCCGGCACAGGGAGTCGCGCAGTTCGTCGCCGCCCGCGGTGTTCCGGTAGGGGCGTGTCGGGTCGAGGATTACGTTTTCGGCCTCGACCGTCACCCGATTTGCCCATAGTGTCGTGTCGCCCTCGATGCGGTTGCCGTCGGCTAGCAGGGTGTAACCCTCGCTGCGTGCCGTGCGCGCCGTGCGTTCCCTGTATTTGTGGTTGCCCCCGCACCACCCGCATCCGGGGATGGCGAAAGGCCCGATGTTGTCGCTGTACGTCGAGTTGAGCAGGACGGCGGGTTCGGCCTCGGGCTGCGTGGTGGGAAGCGCCGTCCTGTTGCGCGTGATGCCTACGCGGTAGAACGTGTAGAGCTCGTTGAACATGCACCGCCTGAACCAATAGGTGATATCCGTCCGTTCGTCCAGCTTGGCCGAAATATAGAGGTCGCCGCCCTGGCGTTTGACATACATCG
This Alistipes onderdonkii DNA region includes the following protein-coding sequences:
- a CDS encoding GDSL-type esterase/lipase family protein; this translates as MKKLFFTVLALAGLLCAAAQTQDWANFGRFEQANGQVRNPKVVLMGNSITELWIKTHPDFFAARGYVSRGISGQTTSQMLVRFRADVLDLHPQVVVICGGTNDIAQNTGYISLPHILGNLVSMVELARANGIAPVLCSLLPAREFGWRKELEPAPRIIELNAMIREYARRENVPYVDYHAAMSEPDGGMVAAYTYDEVHPTAAGYDVMKKILPPVVDAVLKNPKRYRRR